The genomic interval TTACTGAACTTTCCGCCAATCGAGGGAGATAGATACTGAGAAATGGTTCGCCAGATCTCGCCCTGGAAGGTTCTCACCCGGCGCAAGAATCTGCAAGCGGATGGCAGCGAGGGAGAAACGAAGTTGAATCGAGTTCTGGGTCTATGGGACCTCACGGCCCTGGGCGTCGGATCGACCTTGGGAGCTGGGGTCTACGTGCTGGCCGGACAGATAGCCAAGGATCAGGCGGGTCCGTCGGTGATGATATCGTTTGCCATCGCGGCACTGGCATCTCTGCTGGCAGGTGAGTTTGATTTGGACTAAAGTAAAACCTCTATAATAAAACCCCTgaagttttgttttttgccttAACAAACTATATagctgactattataataaatattttttatcttttctttaCAGGAGTTTGCTATGCAGAATTTGGCGCTCGAGTTCCCAAGGCTGGATCGGCCTATGTATATAGTTATGTCTGCATCGGGGAATTCGTAGCTTTTGTCATTGGATGGAATCTCATATTGGAATACGTCATTGGAACGGCTAGTGTTTGTAGGGGTATCAGCCTGTACCTGGACTCCCTACTAAATGATACCCTGAAAAACACATTCGCCGAGGTTGCTCCTATGAATGTCAGTTTCTTGGGCAGCTACTTTGACTTTTTGGCCTTTGGCCTAGTGGTTGTATTTGGCGGTAAGAGCACtgataaacataaataattaaaatagaaagtaatttttaataaatgtttCAGTTGCACTGGCCTTTGGCGTGGAGACATCGACTATGGCAAACAATTTTGTGACGTgtttgaatatatttattttgggaTTTGTCATAATCGCTGGCGCTATAAAAGGTAAATATAGTTTCAATTACTCACTTCTTAATAAAccttaagtaaataaataattgtgAGTGTTTTGTTGAATGCATTCATGCTTAAAGTGCTGCATTTTTCAACTGGGCTGACCTAAATGGAAAATCATATCTATCAAAATAGCACTGTAAAAACAGAAATTCCTGGATATTCAAAAATGTTCCAGAAGCCTAATATAGTAATCATATTGTCTTATTCCCGATTCCGtttcttaattaattaatgttCTTAATTTGTATCTCCCCAGCTGACTATTCCAACTGGACGGTGGATTCAAGTACTGTGAATGCGAATTCTACTATCGGATCCGGTGGGTTTTTCCCCTTTGGATTTGAAGGCACTCTTCGTGGAGCAGCCACCTGCTTCTTTGGCTTTGTGGGATTCGATTGCATCGCCACCACTGGAGAAGAGGTCCGAAATCCTCGTAAAAATATTCCGAAATCGATTCTGCTCTCGCTgctgattatttttttgtgcTATTTCGGAGTGTCCACTGTGCTGACATTGATGCTGCCGTACTATATCCAGGATGTAAACGCACCACTGCCATACGCCTTCGAGTATGTGGGATGGCCAGTGGCCATGTGGATTGTCACCGTAGGTGGCTTGGTGGGTCTACTGGCCAGTCTCTTTGGAGCACTGTTCCCACTGCCCAGGGTTATGTACTCGATGGCCCAGGATGGTCTATTGTTTAAGTTTCTGGGCAAAGTGAGTCCGAGATTCCGAGTTCCAGTCACCGGATCTATTGTGGCAGCTCTTTTCACGGCTGCAATTGCCGGACTCTTCGATTTGTCCCAACTGGTCAGCCTGCTCTCAATCGGCACTTTGTTGGCCTACAGCGTTGTGGCCATATCCATAATGCTTCTGCGATATATGGACTATTGTGAGGTGGACGAGAATCCAGGACAGAGGGAAGTGAGGGCTTCGGAAACCACTTCTTTGACTTCGAGTTCCGAGCGATTCACATTCGGTTCAGTATGCACACAACTGTTTAATGTTCATCGAGTCCAGGAGCCCAACGCAATATCCTCAAGGATTGTGGGAGTGCTTTCAACTTTGTTTTGTGAGTATTGtatatattcaattaaattgaattattttagTTTATAATAACTCTTTCTCTATTATTTAGGCCTAATTGCCTTGGGCGTTGGAGTGCTAATTATGCAGGCTCATCCTTTAATCGCCTCCAAAGAAGTCTGGGCCTTGACCCTCCTGATTGTGTTAGTCGTTTTAATGTTTCTGGTGATCTTTCTGATTTGCCTCCAGCCAAGAGAAGCTCGTCGTAGATTATTCAGAGTTCCCTTTGTACCGATTGTTCCTGCCATCAGTATCTTCATCAATATATATCTAATGCTTCAACTGGACACCTGGACGTGGATACGATTTGGAGTCTGGATGATTGTGGGTGAGTCGCACTCCACATTAAAATACTTTTGCATGTGGTAGAATGTAATGCATGTTGCACCTTTGTACTAACTTAAATGTCCTAGGTATACCCGTATTTCTTGCATGCTGGTATTTATACGATTGCAAGAATCCGGCGAAGAGAAACCCCGAGAGATGGGCCTTCTACAAGGCGCTAAAGGGCTTACAAGAAAGTCGAGAGCAAGAGTATCATTGCATATCCAAGGAGAGTGTTTTGACCCTAGAGACGCAGCTAAAGAAGAGTCCGAGCAGTAGCCTGGATCGAATTCAGAATCTTAGTGATGTGGGCGACGATTTGGTCGAAATAAAGAATGCCAATGGAAAGGTGTTTTATGTGGAGGACAACAAGAGTGAGAATTCCACTGCCACCTTGGGCTCCAACCCAGAATCTCCATCGCGGGAGGACGAACAGTCGGTAATCGCAATGTTGGACGATGTGCTGAATGCCGAGGATACACAGCAAAGACAACAGGAGCTGGACCTCCAACAACAGATGATTTTCGAGCGGCATTTCAGCCTGGACTCTGAAATGTATCCAAGTGTTATAGAAACCGTGATTGTGGCCACCGTTCACAGTAGcagcgatgatgatgaagtCCAAAGTGGGATTACCCTTAAATTGAGTAGATACGATGAATGCAAGCTGGTCGCCCATCAAATGCTGGAGGAGTTGTTCAATAGCGAGGCTTTCTACGAACAGTTGGAGAAGGTTAAGGCCAAAGAGGTTCCTTTGGTGAAAGGAGATAAATTGGAGGAGGAAGCTGAATCTGTAAATGGCGCTGAGGCTACCAAGCCTGTGTTTGTGTTCCAGCGCTTGGGCTCACAGACTTCCATCAAATCCCAGGCCTCTATCATTGAGGATCCGCTGCATTCGACCAAGTTTAAAGACCGATTAAGCCACATCATTATGAATGCCAATGCCCACCAGGTGAAGGTAGTGGCCAAGAGAGCCGAGGACATGGATGgcgaggaggagctggagcaggTGCAGGCTGAGGAGCCCAAAGCAAGGCCGCTGCTAAAGCAATCGAAAAGCGAAACCGATGTGCGTCGCTTAATGCTCAAGGCCATCAGCGAGCTGAAAATCGACCGTAATGAGACTGGTAATGCTGATGAGGTCCCCGCCGAGGTGCCCACCACCACAGGAAACCCCTCAAAGGACCCAGTTCCCGGTGCAGGTCCTATTGCAGCTCCAGTTGCAGCGGCGGCTGGTAGCAACATACCGCGTCCACCTAAATTCGATCCGGTTCTGTACAAGACCATCAACAGCATTAGTTTACGCAAACAGCGACCCAGTTTGAATCGCCAGCATATCGTGGATGCCAAGAACCCGGCGCTTTTGCGACCGGAATCGCAGACGGAGACGCGTCCGGATCCTGGCGAGCAACCGGAGCCGGAGCCGTTGCCATTCAAAGCCAAATTGGAGGCCATATTGCAGCGGGGTCCCTCACACCGAACCCAGCAACATCCGGACCTGGTGCGTCGCCAACGTCCGCAGTCTACCTACATAGAAGTGGAGGAGCTCGAAAGCTGAGGGGGTTCCATTCCTACCTGTACATTACGGTCCCCCATGCCAACCCATCCAAACCCAATAGCCCCTGGTGAAACCAAAGAGGGTGCCATTTTACCCCCCAGTTAAAAGTAGTTAGGTCCAGCATGTAAATCGGAATGCAAATGTAACTGGTCCTGTACATATTTAGCATAGCTGTAGTTACTAGTTTGTAGTTAGAATCTTAGATAATAAGTGCACGGTGGATTGTGAGGGTAAGCTTGGAGGTCCTTTAAAgagtttaaataaaaaatatgtatatattttgaaaaatatattttgacatcttaaagttaaataaatacatacaaaTGTAACCATTTAAAGGAAATTAAGTGATAAAGTACATCTATATAATCCTTAGTAAAGAATCGTctaaatatgaaatatattataaaataaatccaAGACTTAGACCTAGTCCCTTACAGTGCCACATAGACTAGCCCGCATGCCAAGCTAACTCAAACTAGTCGTAAAAGTATTAAACAAAGAGGTATTATAAGTGTCAAAACGAAGTGCATGCCTAAGATACCCCAAATCCGTAAACTAATCGCTTCTCCACTCGCATAGGACTTTCCATATACTTTTTCTACGGACTGCCAAACAGCTACAGAGAAATTAAGCGACAAAGGGCCGGATGGCAGAAGCTCAAATACAGCGATCGTCTCTGAACGGGAAAACATCGAAATGTTGATAATTATGTATCTATAAAGGTGTACATATGTGTACACGGTTGCATCACTAAGCCAATTTGATAAATTGTAAACAATTTGCtggttataaataaaaatctagttgtaattaataaaagtCAAATGAGTTTACCTGAATGGGCCCGAGAAGAAAGGGAAGAATGGGAAGATAGAAATGTGGACGGCAACTGCAGCCGCTTCCGGAATCGATTCCCCGATGATCTTACAGATACGTAGAGTGTGCTGTATTAATAACCCAATGAATGGGGATCGTTCATTGTCGTTTAATTCCCAGTGGCCTTGTCTTGAGCATGGCACTTTCCCGACTGCACTGACTTTGATAAATTAATTGGCATCGGCTGATCGTCGAGCGAGAGTGTGCAGCACTCTTCTCGGGGAGTGGTTTTCCCCTTTGCCCTTTCGGCATTTTCCTCGGTGAGTTTTCCAATGGGtttacacagaaagaaaattcGAGATGGAATGTGCAGCAAAATATTTTGACAATTATCTTTAAATTGCTTTGCTCCATCTTAtaccatatacatataagaaAATGAATAATCATATAAAAAGAATCTAAGATATGTTTCAGTTATAATTTGGTATAAATGCAGGTTAGTAACTTCGTGTTGCATTTTTAAGGCCTTGAGATACACTACAAGATGATTTGTACTAcaattttcttgcagtgccGCCCGCCCCTTTGCTTTGATTTTGATTAGAAGGAAACATCCCCTTGGGCAGCCGAAGCACCGTTTCCCCCTTTCTGTCTCAGACGCAAACTACGCTCTGATTTATGCGGACATTCGTTTGGGCATTTCTTTGGTCAGGTTGCTGATGCTTCTGTTTGAACTACTGGTGCTGCTTTTGATGCCAGTCTGGAGATTTGTGTAACCACAAGACGAAGACGAAACAACTGGCGACTGTTTGGCGTCCAACTCCACGGAGAAGATGGACTTGCCTGCTTTTGAACTTGGGATTCGGAATGAAAATGGGATGATGCGGGGTGGCGGCTGACTACTTTTGTGCTGCGTAAGTGTAACAAATTGTAATCGTATTTGGCGGGGACTTTGTCTGGGGCGTGCCCCTGACTTCTCCGCCCCtgctttattattattaacttTGTTATGGGCCTGGGAGAGGAGTGTCTATCTGGTTGGCATAGTCAGTAGTCCCAGAAGTCGTCGTCTGGTGGTTGTTTTGGTTGCTCGCTACACTTGCTCGCTGACTGTCCGCCCCCTTTATCTAGTCGACCGTTCAAATAGTTTTATGGCATATTTATGGTCGCCAAAACTTAAAGTCCCCCCTGGCTAAGACTTTAAGACCCAAGAAAGGGGGAGTTTTGGGGGTGTAGTTCGGGATCTCGCCCTCGCATTGCCAGAGCATTGACATCAGGCTCTGTGACAAATTGGCAAAGAGCGAAACTAATTAATGCAGGGGGAATACGACAACTTTGGATATTGCATTTCACTACTTGGGGAGAAAATTATCGGAGAATGGTTTGGGTAAATATTCATATGGGATGTATGATTCCATAAATAAGAACCAACTGCATGGGAGAATATATGGTAAACTTGCTAAAAGCGGGTGAAATAAATTCTAAGTGATTAAAGGCCATTGGTATGTTTTGCTTATGATATTACAATAAAGTTCCAAAAAGGAGTACAATTAATTATCATGCGTCTCAATTAATATCTACTATTTATTTAAGGAACATACTTTTTCTGAGCTTTTTCGACCTTTTAGTCTGCCaaattcatatgattttgctTGTTCCAAATGAGTTAAGCCTCATCTCGTACAGAACTCTCctaattttttgccaaacaATCTCTTTTCAAATTGGTTTTCGGTCATGTAATCATTGCTCAGCTCAAATAACATATACACCCATCCTAACTCCTTCGTGGCGATGCTTTTGTTTGAAGTTTTGTTAGTTTGTTATTATTTCCTCTGCTGTCTAAAGCGGCTTTTCCATATTCATAAAAATTGCGAGTTTCACCCACACATTCGCATTCCGGACTGGACATAATCCTCTTAACGTGGCCGGACAGGAAAACTCTCGGCGTATTCCGTTCGACTTTCGCGTGTCTCCCTGATTTTCTCGTATTTTGTTTTGCCGGATTGTTtcgaaaattaaaatatgtgcTGGGAGGTATGAGGGTTTTAGCCAGAAGCGGAAGTTGTCATCATCATTTGTCAGGTAAATGCgggttgcagttgcagttacCAAACTACCGACTACCCACCCGCTACCGACTGCTACCAAAGTCAATGGCACTCGACAAAAACATTTTGTCAAAACAACGGAGGCGGCTGCTACTGTACGCAAAGTGGATCAGTGGATTTGTCCCTTTCAAATacaaaaacggaaaaaagTAATTTTCGTTGCAACAGCTGCACAAATGAAGGACCCGACGAAACCatgaaaaaatggaaaaaaggATTAGCATTTCGGTATAGTTGTTTGTCCAATCGGTCATGACAAACCAGCAACGGATACAGGTTTCGGCACTGGATTCTGTATGCTGGATTTCGGATTTTGGATTTTGGCTCTGCGGTCCGTGAATACATATGTTAAGCAGGGATTGCCTTCGGATGAGATAAACCCATTGAGGAGGTTCGACCCGGTAAATGAATTATTCTTAAATGGGCTTGAAAAGGTATCCTGTGGCTGCGGTCTTGAGGTCAAGTTGAGGGTGATTAATACTGGAAGAATTATCTGGCTTCCGGTTCCTCGTTCAGAAAAGGATTTACTGAAAGAAGTTTCAGACTAAGAAGTTAGCTAGGGATTGTTAATGAGAAAGTATCCTTTTCCGGTTCGAATCCTCTGGAATTCTGTATgtcttaaaaatatttcttacAGATAACAATTTTGCAAAATGATAACTATTTAAATAGTTAGCCCAAATAGACTAGATAAACCATAGATAGACTAAAAAAACGGATTGCTTTGTTAAatcaataataaattattatattcttAAAAACCccataaaataagaaaacgtAAATAAATTGAACATTGTTTACATCGAGCTCTACTTTCAAAATACAATAATAGGCTTACCCTTCTTCACTAACCACTTATTCCCATTTATTTCTTACAATCAATGCAATTGCCAAGTGGTGTGGCAGAAATCCATCTGCAATTGTTCTCCAGTTCGGACTTTTACACAAGAAATgcgtgcaaaaaaaaagaatctCTCAATTGCGAAGACACCTTGCCCATTGGTAATCACAATTATGTTTGAATTACAATTCGCTTGATTTTCAGCACTTCTTCTGAGGCTGCTGCCTCTCCATTAAAATCCGAATCCTTGCCAGAGTCCTGTGGCTCCTTCTCTACATTCTTGGGTGCTCCTCATAATTGCTCCTTTGTCATTTGCCACAACGCACAAAGGATTCAAGAAAATGGTCGAGGGGAAAATAATACGCTGTTGATTTTCTACTCGACTTCAATTGATTTCTATGAGCTATCTGTGTGCCTctaattttttctcatttatCTTGTTCGGGACAAATGGTTTGTGCTTGTCATAACCTTTCCTACTTctacgattttttttttgaaaatctgCCCCTCCTTCCTGCTGTCTTCTCCTTGTTCATCTATCCTGGGGCTTTGGACAATTTTTAAGGAAGAATAATATTTACCAAGCCACTCACAATGGCAGGACACTGGAGTAAGGGACTCTGGGGCATGGCATTGTTTTCGCATTCAATTCCCTGACAATAAGCATTATTGGGAATCTGAAATGTGACCAGCCTGCACACGCTCGTCCCGTCTTTATCTAGAGCCCTCTACCCGTCCCTCTCCAAGTGTGTGAGTGCGCTTAGAATGTTAACCAAGCCAACCAGCCAAgcaattcaaattcaatttgcccCATTATGCGAGGCCCATTGTTCCTGGCTAAATTCTAAGGGGCTGTGAGGCATTCTGCAAGGAGCGAATGAGTGGAGGTTGGGCAGAGTGCATCGGGCCAAGACTGCAAGCCAAGTTAAGTGCAATACAAAAGGCACCCAGATTAAAAATGTGCAAAAGACGCATACACGGTGGAAAATACTTGGGAGATGTTTCGATCATTGccttttaaattaataatggTGGTTTATATTTACACTGACGTGAGTATATTTATTATCTGCCTTGCTAATATTTAACCTAATGgttataaataaatcgaaaacTCATATGGAAAAATTAATTCTGCAAATATACGTAAGAGTATTATAAGATATTTAATCTGTGCCAAAGAATGCATACCAAATATCATAAATAACTGGAAAAAAggaatattaaagaatattttttaattggattAGACAGTAAATATAGGttgtatttcattatttttttcgctGTAGAGAGAAGGGGACACTGCGTGAAAGAGTGGGACGGTTACTTCAAGCTAAATGAATGCAATAAGTAAATAACAAAATGTCGTTAGCATTTTGTGACACACTCACGCTCCCAGTTGCCCTCTCTTTCTGCAGCCCATATCCCTGTCTCATTCCCCTGTTCTGGCTATATCTTTTCAGGTCTCCAGGACAATGGGAATGtcagcagttgcagttgcatttgccGCTGACAACCTGGCCTGAATGCGGCGACAGAGACGGCACAACAACAGCAGACAGAGATAGAAATGCGAGAACTGAGAATCGAGAAACAGGAACAAATTCTCCCTTTCGCCTTTTCTCACAGCTGTCAACGGCAACAAATTGCGCGCAAAGTTCGCATTAGAAAATGTGGGCGGAAATGGAGGTGAGCTGTGCAAATCTATGGGAAAATCAAACCTGGCTGAAATACGAAAGTTGAATGCACTCTTTGAAGGCCAAGTCGTTAACCTGACTTCTTGCTAGATTACCACTAGCTATAGATTAATAGAAACGTTTTTAATCCCTTCACATTAAATAAGGTCACTCATTTGAACTGGGAAATTGATCAAAGATTTATGGTAATTATTAGATATGTCCTTGATTAAAAACTATAACACTTTAAAAGTCCCGACTGGCGTCTTTAACCATTCTTAGTTTTATGTTTTGATGtaagtattttttttatgcatgttaaatatatttttctgcAATTGTAAGTCCTTATTGGTGTATTCATGGGAAAATAATCGCCGATATCCACAGTACACTTAGGGTAAAGTTTTTCGGCTATAAGTTTAGGGCCGCACTGCGTTCGCTCATTTCGGTGGCTTCAGCCGCATCCCACATCCCATATTCCCCAGCCCGCAATCAGCATCCTCGTCCTCATCAGGAGCCATCATCAGTCTGCAGGCAGCAGCGAACATTCAGCATCAGCA from Drosophila mauritiana strain mau12 chromosome 3L, ASM438214v1, whole genome shotgun sequence carries:
- the LOC117140741 gene encoding cationic amino acid transporter 3 isoform X1, translating into MVRQISPWKVLTRRKNLQADGSEGETKLNRVLGLWDLTALGVGSTLGAGVYVLAGQIAKDQAGPSVMISFAIAALASLLAGVCYAEFGARVPKAGSAYVYSYVCIGEFVAFVIGWNLILEYVIGTASVCRGISLYLDSLLNDTLKNTFAEVAPMNVSFLGSYFDFLAFGLVVVFGVALAFGVETSTMANNFVTCLNIFILGFVIIAGAIKADYSNWTVDSSTVNANSTIGSGGFFPFGFEGTLRGAATCFFGFVGFDCIATTGEEVRNPRKNIPKSILLSLLIIFLCYFGVSTVLTLMLPYYIQDVNAPLPYAFEYVGWPVAMWIVTVGGLVGLLASLFGALFPLPRVMYSMAQDGLLFKFLGKVSPRFRVPVTGSIVAALFTAAIAGLFDLSQLVSLLSIGTLLAYSVVAISIMLLRYMDYCEVDENPGQREVRASETTSLTSSSERFTFGSVCTQLFNVHRVQEPNAISSRIVGVLSTLFCLIALGVGVLIMQAHPLIASKEVWALTLLIVLVVLMFLVIFLICLQPREARRRLFRVPFVPIVPAISIFINIYLMLQLDTWTWIRFGVWMIVGIPVFLACWYLYDCKNPAKRNPERWAFYKALKGLQESREQEYHCISKESVLTLETQLKKSPSSSLDRIQNLSDVGDDLVEIKNANGKVFYVEDNKSENSTATLGSNPESPSREDEQSVIAMLDDVLNAEDTQQRQQELDLQQQMIFERHFSLDSEMYPSVIETVIVATVHSSSDDDEVQSGITLKLSRYDECKLVAHQMLEELFNSEAFYEQLEKVKAKEVPLVKGDKLEEEAESVNGAEATKPVFVFQRLGSQTSIKSQASIIEDPLHSTKFKDRLSHIIMNANAHQVKVVAKRAEDMDGEEELEQVQAEEPKARPLLKQSKSETDVRRLMLKAISELKIDRNETGNADEVPAEVPTTTGNPSKDPVPGAGPIAAPVAAAAGSNIPRPPKFDPVLYKTINSISLRKQRPSLNRQHIVDAKNPALLRPESQTETRPDPGEQPEPEPLPFKAKLEAILQRGPSHRTQQHPDLVRRQRPQSTYIEVEELES
- the LOC117140741 gene encoding cationic amino acid transporter 2 isoform X2; translated protein: MVRQISPWKVLTRRKNLQADGSEGETKLNRVLGLWDLTALGVGSTLGAGVYVLAGQIAKDQAGPSVMISFAIAALASLLAGVCYAEFGARVPKAGSAYVYSYVCIGEFVAFVIGWNLILEYVIGTASVCRGISLYLDSLLNDTLKNTFAEVAPMNVSFLGSYFDFLAFGLVVVFGVALAFGVETSTMANNFVTCLNIFILGFVIIAGAIKADYSNWTVDSSTVNANSTIGSGGFFPFGFEGTLRGAATCFFGFVGFDCIATTGEEVRNPRKNIPKSILLSLLIIFLCYFGVSTVLTLMLPYYIQDVNAPLPYAFEYVGWPVAMWIVTVGGLVGLLASLFGALFPLPRVMYSMAQDGLLFKFLGKVSPRFRVPVTGSIVAALFTAAIAGLFDLSQLVSLLSIGTLLAYSVVAISIMLLRYMDYCEVDENPGQREVRASETTSLTSSSERFTFGSVCTQLFNVHRVQEPNAISSRIVGVLSTLFCLIALGVGVLIMQAHPLIASKEVWALTLLIVLVVLMFLVIFLICLQPREARRRLFRVPFVPIVPAISIFINIYLMLQLDTWTWIRFGVWMIVGLSIYFFYGLPNSYREIKRQRAGWQKLKYSDRL